A stretch of Microscilla marina ATCC 23134 DNA encodes these proteins:
- a CDS encoding replicative DNA helicase, whose translation MAKKTMVVQGQVPPQAIDIEEAVLGAILIEQPAFMQVIDLLQPDYFYKPAHKEVYQAILELFAQANPVDMLTVTQQLRQTGKLEMAGGPTFVMKLTSMVNSSANIEYHAHILVEQAIKRRLIEISSKIRKAAFNHTSDAFEVIDDLANDVFQLSETGIKKQFSRASKIVSENILTLDEDVANPQRIQKTNTIRFV comes from the coding sequence ATGGCCAAAAAAACAATGGTAGTACAAGGACAGGTTCCTCCTCAAGCAATCGATATAGAAGAAGCGGTACTCGGAGCGATACTCATTGAACAACCTGCCTTCATGCAGGTCATTGACTTGCTGCAACCCGATTACTTTTACAAGCCTGCCCACAAGGAGGTTTATCAGGCAATACTGGAGCTGTTTGCTCAAGCCAATCCAGTAGATATGCTCACGGTAACTCAGCAACTAAGGCAAACAGGTAAACTTGAAATGGCAGGAGGTCCCACTTTTGTCATGAAGCTGACCTCCATGGTGAATTCCTCCGCCAATATTGAGTACCATGCCCACATTCTGGTAGAACAGGCAATAAAGCGGCGGCTGATCGAGATAAGCTCCAAAATCCGTAAAGCGGCCTTTAACCACACCAGCGATGCATTCGAGGTCATAGATGACCTGGCAAATGATGTATTTCAGCTAAGCGAGACAGGAATAAAGAAGCAGTTCAGCCGGGCATCAAAAATAGTCTCTGAAAACATACTCACGCTTGATGAGGATGTAGCAAACCCGCAAAGAATCCAGAAAACAAATACCATCAGGTTTGTATAG
- a CDS encoding helix-turn-helix domain-containing protein yields MGIDIGFKERLLKIIQDLGYNRKTFAEEIDVPITSVYQYIREKSAIKPSLIFFIKFLDRFPNVNGNWLLTGQGTPLLSMDGSRSNQSGLVKNLREQVLTQQTLIDTLFQENTYLKSELDAVKRANENSGTQIKG; encoded by the coding sequence ATGGGAATAGATATAGGTTTTAAAGAAAGGTTACTTAAAATTATACAAGACTTAGGGTATAACAGAAAAACATTTGCTGAAGAAATAGATGTACCCATCACAAGCGTTTATCAATACATCAGAGAAAAAAGCGCTATCAAGCCTTCGCTTATTTTTTTTATTAAGTTTTTAGATCGGTTTCCGAATGTGAATGGCAACTGGTTACTCACAGGTCAGGGAACTCCCCTCCTGAGCATGGATGGGAGCAGGAGTAATCAAAGTGGGCTGGTAAAAAATCTAAGAGAGCAGGTATTGACACAACAAACGCTTATTGATACGTTGTTTCAGGAAAATACTTATTTGAAATCAGAACTGGACGCAGTCAAAAGAGCCAATGAAAATTCTGGCACTCAAATTAAAGGCTAA
- a CDS encoding helix-turn-helix domain-containing protein yields the protein MEKKELLKIVKQLRKSHGFTQQQMATKLGWGKQSYERLENGRTQAFDLDEITSIAQIFQLTATEMMEYHAPHGQVKTLLKEGIALFRESSQLFQEAQQKIDEAERLLNNLETKEA from the coding sequence ATGGAAAAAAAGGAACTACTGAAAATAGTCAAACAACTGCGCAAAAGTCATGGGTTTACCCAACAACAAATGGCGACTAAGCTGGGTTGGGGCAAACAGTCTTATGAGAGACTGGAAAATGGCCGTACTCAGGCATTCGACCTCGATGAGATTACCAGCATTGCTCAAATATTTCAATTAACCGCGACAGAAATGATGGAGTACCATGCCCCTCATGGACAGGTAAAAACTTTATTAAAGGAGGGGATTGCTCTTTTCCGGGAGAGCAGCCAGCTTTTTCAGGAAGCACAGCAGAAAATTGATGAGGCAGAAAGATTGTTGAATAATCTGGAAACAAAGGAAGCATAA
- a CDS encoding baseplate J/gp47 family protein, translated as MARTLTQIRNELLAAKAAEPKLDALDSPSNFAIWRLWLYVVAMAVWTLEQLFDRHKAEVEARLAQSIFGSAEWFVLQATKFQYGDDLIRNANGALGYAQVSPEKQIISQAAISVASGNDNVATLKVAKTVDGQPGQLSAGELAAARAYIDRLQPPGAYVVVNSLPGDTIKISLEVYYNPLLEPAPFKTSIETAIKQHLANLPFDGKILKSKIVDAVQAVAGVEDVVITLFEAKASGETYTPVNRVYIPKSGYIKLDNAHPLKDHLTLKTPL; from the coding sequence ATGGCAAGAACTCTTACTCAAATACGCAACGAACTTTTGGCGGCCAAGGCTGCCGAACCCAAGCTCGATGCCCTGGACTCTCCTTCTAACTTTGCGATCTGGCGACTCTGGCTCTATGTGGTGGCCATGGCAGTCTGGACGCTGGAGCAACTCTTTGATCGACACAAGGCAGAAGTAGAAGCCCGGCTCGCACAAAGCATATTTGGCTCAGCAGAGTGGTTTGTGCTACAGGCAACGAAATTTCAGTACGGCGATGATCTCATCAGGAATGCCAACGGAGCACTGGGTTATGCCCAGGTATCTCCCGAAAAACAAATCATCAGCCAAGCCGCCATTTCGGTGGCCAGCGGCAATGACAACGTTGCCACGCTCAAAGTAGCCAAAACAGTGGACGGACAGCCGGGGCAACTTTCGGCAGGCGAACTGGCAGCGGCCAGAGCCTACATTGACCGTCTCCAACCGCCAGGGGCTTATGTGGTGGTCAACAGCTTGCCCGGCGATACGATTAAAATTAGCCTGGAAGTATACTACAATCCCTTGCTGGAACCTGCTCCATTCAAAACAAGCATAGAAACCGCTATCAAACAGCACTTAGCCAACCTGCCCTTTGACGGTAAAATACTAAAATCTAAAATTGTAGATGCAGTTCAGGCAGTTGCCGGAGTAGAAGATGTCGTCATTACATTATTTGAAGCAAAGGCAAGTGGAGAAACTTACACTCCAGTAAACCGGGTGTATATACCCAAGTCCGGATACATCAAACTGGACAATGCACACCCACTCAAAGACCATCTCACCTTAAAAACTCCTTTATAA